The following coding sequences are from one Chloracidobacterium sp. window:
- a CDS encoding acetyl-CoA carboxylase carboxyltransferase subunit alpha, which translates to MTTTAFERVQTARHPDRPYAMDLFGEVFSEFVEIHGDRRFADDPAMVTGFAKISGIDVAVIGQQKGRDIKERRYRNFAMSKPEGYRKALRVMRMAEKFGRPIVTIIDTPGAYPGIDAEERGQAEAIAFNLREMAAIKVPIVVVVLGEGGSGGALAIGIGDRVLMMENAVYSVITPEGCAAILWKDAGRAPDAAEGLKLTADNLKQFNIIDEIIPEPVSWTITDDSNDKRGEAFTKIAESLKGRITASLTELIAKDPKTLVRERYEKFRQMGEWV; encoded by the coding sequence ATGACGACAACAGCTTTTGAGCGTGTGCAAACTGCGAGGCATCCGGACAGACCGTATGCGATGGACCTATTTGGCGAGGTCTTTTCTGAATTTGTTGAGATACACGGTGATCGTCGGTTTGCTGACGACCCGGCGATGGTCACGGGATTTGCCAAGATCAGCGGGATCGATGTCGCGGTGATCGGGCAACAGAAAGGTAGAGATATCAAAGAACGGCGTTATCGCAATTTTGCGATGTCAAAGCCTGAGGGATACCGCAAAGCCCTTCGGGTAATGCGGATGGCTGAGAAATTTGGTCGTCCTATCGTGACTATCATCGATACACCCGGAGCATATCCGGGCATCGACGCGGAAGAGCGTGGCCAAGCGGAGGCGATCGCATTTAACCTTCGGGAGATGGCAGCCATCAAGGTGCCGATCGTGGTGGTCGTACTTGGCGAAGGCGGTAGCGGCGGTGCTCTGGCGATCGGCATCGGTGATCGGGTCTTGATGATGGAGAACGCCGTGTATTCGGTCATCACGCCTGAGGGATGCGCCGCGATCCTCTGGAAAGATGCGGGCAGAGCTCCGGATGCGGCCGAAGGCCTAAAGCTCACGGCCGATAATCTGAAACAATTTAATATCATCGACGAGATCATTCCGGAACCTGTTTCGTGGACGATCACCGACGATAGCAATGATAAACGTGGCGAAGCTTTTACCAAGATCGCTGAATCGTTGAAAGGGCGGATAACGGCCTCGCTTACAGAATTGATCGCTAAAGACCCCAAAACACTCGTGCGGGAAAGATACGAGAAATTTCGACAAATGGGTGAATGGGTCTAA
- the dnaE gene encoding DNA polymerase III subunit alpha, producing MPNETKFKPFSAKDFVHLHLHSDYSLLQSTIQLKPLANRLEELDLKACALTDYGNMYGAVTFFNTMAGIGIKPIIGYEAYVTSGSRHERSSALAPGEKPFYRLVLLAKDLAGYRNLAMLASKAFTEGFLHRPRIDFELLAENSEGLIGLSSGPEEIVGHYLNTGNDKRALEVAKSLEEILGKDRFYLEIQDHCEPHFIAATRKIIEFSKTADLPIVATNDVQYLNREDARAQQALIALADGRTLGENSRTSPETSLRYLRSAEEMWDIFGGELPESLTNTVKIAEMIEFEMPQGDEHRQLPKYPIPPEYTSMDEDEYFVKVLNDGFDERKRSEWDPLLANGRLKHSITEYRERLAIEIATIKKMGFPGYFLIVWDFIRYAREKGIPVGPGRGSAAGSLAAYCLRITDVDPLQHELLFERFLNPERVSMPDIDIDFCIRGRGEVIDHVTQLYGRESVCQIVTFGTMASRAAIKDVGRVLNMPYGDVERIAKMIPPPVRGRNVSISQALKEVPELSAAMNADPRVNDLVELALRIEGCARHTSVHAAGVVISPRPLQELVPVAMSKDELTSQYPMNDLEKVGMLKMDFLGLTTLTVIADCLASIKARLGETIDWTSIPNNEEKTMQLFGEGRTEAIFQFESSGMADMCRRLKPKELEDLSALNALYRPGPLDGGMIDDFIDRHRGVKPVEYIVPEMEDILGNTFGVLVYQEQIMQLAQKLAGYSLGEADLMRRAMGKKKVEEMLTHETKFVSGAVERGIERKTAKEIFDLMSKFADYGFNRSHSMAYAVLAFQTAYLKAHYPPHFYASVLSHEAQDSAKVYKYSTELRSLGLQLLPPDINESDEGFTPGDGAVRYGLTAIKGMGSASVQAIVEARKNTKFTSLHDFCSRLGAGAVNRRGLESLVAAGAFDTLMPETSFAGEWRARLTAAIDGALQHGQRAATDRERGQSGLFGAVDADDVASEEAIPFATPWSQTEISQHEKASIGFYLSVHPLDNYAGMLNGLNLHNFNDLTELNSGDMVLVAGIISGLQVRTSKKGNRFCLFRVEDRAGGIKTIAWSEAFQSFATFLRDDEMVIVGGKIEAGEGQEPTLIVSEVRSLDDSVAAASRSINITLPARHLDQEFVEDIFVTLGSHHGRCEVYLTISADDALVKVLAPGTRVAGSRLLQRELESKGCRVDWAH from the coding sequence ATGCCAAACGAAACCAAATTCAAGCCGTTTTCAGCCAAGGATTTCGTCCATCTTCATTTGCATTCAGATTATAGCCTGTTGCAAAGCACAATCCAACTGAAGCCACTGGCCAATAGACTCGAGGAACTCGACCTCAAGGCCTGTGCTCTCACAGATTACGGCAATATGTACGGTGCCGTTACGTTTTTTAACACAATGGCTGGTATCGGCATCAAGCCGATCATCGGTTACGAGGCGTATGTGACGTCGGGGAGCAGACACGAGCGAAGTTCGGCCTTGGCGCCAGGCGAAAAGCCCTTCTATCGCTTAGTGCTTTTGGCCAAGGACCTCGCCGGATATAGGAATCTCGCGATGCTAGCATCAAAGGCATTTACCGAGGGATTCCTGCACCGCCCCCGCATCGATTTTGAGCTCTTGGCTGAGAATTCGGAAGGCTTGATCGGCTTATCCTCCGGCCCCGAAGAAATTGTCGGCCACTACCTGAATACAGGAAATGATAAGAGAGCACTTGAGGTTGCTAAATCACTTGAAGAAATTCTAGGTAAAGATCGCTTTTACCTGGAGATACAAGATCACTGTGAGCCCCACTTCATCGCTGCTACTCGTAAGATCATCGAGTTTTCTAAGACCGCCGATCTGCCGATTGTCGCCACAAACGACGTCCAATATTTGAACCGCGAAGACGCTCGAGCCCAACAGGCATTGATCGCTTTGGCGGACGGGCGCACTCTCGGTGAGAATTCACGGACTTCGCCGGAAACGTCACTACGATATCTCAGGTCTGCTGAAGAGATGTGGGATATTTTTGGTGGCGAGTTGCCGGAATCACTGACAAACACAGTCAAGATCGCGGAAATGATCGAGTTTGAAATGCCGCAAGGCGACGAACATCGACAACTTCCAAAATATCCGATCCCGCCCGAATATACGTCGATGGACGAAGACGAATACTTCGTTAAGGTCTTAAACGACGGATTTGATGAAAGGAAGCGGTCCGAATGGGATCCGTTGTTAGCGAATGGAAGGTTGAAGCACAGCATAACGGAGTATCGGGAACGGTTGGCCATTGAGATCGCGACGATCAAGAAGATGGGGTTTCCGGGCTATTTCCTCATTGTTTGGGATTTTATACGATACGCCCGAGAAAAGGGTATCCCGGTCGGGCCGGGACGCGGTTCTGCCGCCGGGTCGCTCGCCGCGTATTGTCTGCGTATAACTGATGTCGATCCGCTGCAGCACGAACTGCTATTTGAGCGATTTCTAAATCCAGAGCGTGTTTCGATGCCTGATATTGACATCGACTTTTGCATACGCGGCCGCGGCGAGGTGATAGATCACGTAACGCAACTCTATGGACGCGAATCGGTGTGTCAGATCGTGACATTTGGAACGATGGCCTCGAGAGCGGCGATCAAGGACGTTGGACGGGTCCTAAATATGCCGTACGGCGATGTCGAGCGTATCGCAAAGATGATACCGCCACCGGTGCGCGGTCGAAACGTCAGTATTTCACAGGCATTAAAAGAGGTACCTGAACTCAGTGCGGCAATGAATGCCGACCCAAGAGTAAATGACCTTGTCGAACTCGCATTGCGGATCGAAGGGTGCGCCCGTCACACTTCGGTCCACGCGGCAGGTGTTGTGATCAGCCCGAGGCCGTTGCAAGAGCTTGTGCCGGTTGCAATGTCCAAGGACGAACTCACGAGCCAGTATCCAATGAACGACCTCGAAAAGGTCGGGATGCTCAAGATGGACTTTCTCGGCCTTACAACGCTAACGGTGATCGCCGATTGTCTGGCGTCGATCAAAGCGAGGCTCGGTGAAACAATTGACTGGACTAGCATTCCCAATAACGAAGAAAAGACAATGCAGCTATTCGGCGAGGGCCGAACGGAAGCCATCTTTCAGTTTGAATCGTCCGGGATGGCCGATATGTGCCGTCGCTTGAAACCAAAGGAACTCGAAGACCTTAGTGCACTCAACGCTCTCTACCGTCCGGGACCGCTTGACGGCGGGATGATCGATGATTTTATCGACCGTCATAGAGGGGTCAAGCCCGTAGAATATATCGTTCCGGAAATGGAAGATATTCTCGGAAACACTTTTGGAGTGCTGGTTTACCAGGAACAGATCATGCAGCTTGCTCAGAAGCTCGCCGGATACAGTCTCGGTGAGGCCGACCTTATGCGGCGGGCGATGGGTAAGAAAAAGGTCGAAGAAATGTTGACGCACGAAACAAAGTTTGTTTCGGGTGCTGTCGAGCGCGGGATCGAAAGGAAAACCGCCAAAGAGATCTTTGACTTGATGTCCAAATTCGCAGACTATGGCTTTAATCGTAGTCACTCGATGGCTTATGCTGTGCTTGCCTTTCAAACTGCTTACTTAAAGGCCCATTATCCGCCACATTTCTATGCGTCCGTACTTTCGCACGAAGCCCAGGACAGTGCGAAGGTGTATAAATACTCGACGGAATTGCGCTCGCTCGGCCTCCAATTGCTACCGCCGGATATAAATGAATCAGATGAGGGCTTTACGCCCGGCGATGGTGCCGTTCGCTACGGTCTGACCGCTATCAAAGGTATGGGTTCGGCCAGTGTCCAAGCCATCGTCGAGGCCCGAAAGAATACTAAATTCACATCATTGCACGATTTTTGCTCGCGGTTAGGTGCAGGAGCAGTCAATAGACGGGGACTGGAGAGTTTGGTCGCGGCGGGTGCATTCGATACATTGATGCCTGAGACATCGTTTGCCGGTGAGTGGCGTGCTCGGTTAACGGCGGCGATCGACGGTGCTCTGCAGCACGGCCAACGTGCGGCCACCGACCGTGAACGCGGGCAGAGCGGGCTTTTCGGAGCCGTTGACGCCGACGATGTGGCGTCTGAAGAAGCCATTCCCTTCGCCACACCGTGGTCACAAACCGAGATATCTCAGCACGAAAAGGCTTCGATCGGTTTCTACCTATCGGTTCACCCGCTCGATAATTACGCGGGAATGTTGAACGGACTAAATCTGCATAATTTTAATGATCTGACCGAGCTTAATTCAGGAGATATGGTACTTGTTGCCGGTATTATCTCCGGTCTTCAGGTACGGACGAGCAAGAAAGGAAATAGGTTTTGTTTATTTCGCGTCGAAGACCGTGCCGGTGGGATCAAAACGATCGCCTGGAGTGAGGCGTTTCAGTCATTTGCGACGTTTTTAAGAGACGATGAAATGGTGATCGTCGGCGGCAAGATCGAAGCCGGCGAAGGCCAGGAACCGACCTTAATCGTTAGCGAAGTAAGATCGCTTGACGATTCCGTCGCCGCCGCTTCTCGTTCGATAAACATCACACTTCCCGCCCGACACCTCGATCAGGAATTTGTGGAGGACATTTTTGTGACACTAGGCTCGCATCACGGCCGTTGCGAAGTGTATCTGACCATTTCAGCCGATGATGCACTCGTAAAGGTGTTGGCACCGGGGACACGCGTGGCCGGCAGTCGCCTCTTGCAACGCGAACTTGAATCCAAAGGTTGCCGGGTCGATTGGGCTCACTGA
- the miaB gene encoding tRNA (N6-isopentenyl adenosine(37)-C2)-methylthiotransferase MiaB, translating to MNVSDSERISTTLAGRGYEMTNDEAQADVVILNTCSVREKAEQKLYSRVGRIRHADRPKPIVGVMGCVAQLEGETLFSKIEGLDFVVGTQAVGRVADAIARTLSTDEAVVDLGSREVNYDWTVAENQRHSPYIAFLPIIEGCNKFCTYCIVPFARGRERSRSASEIVRQVLELRRNGVREVHLIGQNVNSYKPESESGLEQFEGKSAFSRLLRAVAATGIERVKFATSFPRDFNDDIVDVIESHDNVCNWVHLPVQSGSSRILAAMKRGHTIEKYLKKIDRIKSSTKDISLTTDIIVGFPGETEDDFQATIKMVEYCGFDSAYIFKYSPRPGTPAFEMADDVSPEEKTRRFIELENTQKRIQSNNLQRYLNKVLKVLVERPSTRTDGGLTGHSTCQKLVNFVGTTDMIGQIVDVRVTQIKTNSLFGVPV from the coding sequence ATGAACGTATCTGATTCGGAACGTATCTCGACGACGCTTGCCGGCCGCGGTTACGAAATGACTAACGACGAGGCTCAAGCGGACGTTGTGATCCTAAATACCTGCTCGGTTCGCGAAAAGGCCGAACAGAAGCTTTATTCACGCGTCGGCCGTATTCGGCACGCTGATCGCCCAAAGCCGATCGTTGGCGTTATGGGCTGTGTGGCCCAATTAGAGGGCGAAACACTTTTCTCCAAGATCGAGGGCCTAGATTTTGTCGTTGGCACGCAAGCTGTAGGCCGTGTTGCGGACGCAATTGCCAGGACGTTATCCACCGATGAAGCCGTAGTCGATCTTGGCAGCCGCGAGGTCAATTATGACTGGACAGTCGCCGAGAACCAAAGACATTCGCCATATATAGCGTTTTTGCCGATCATCGAGGGATGTAACAAGTTCTGCACGTATTGTATCGTGCCGTTTGCACGTGGGCGGGAACGAAGTCGTTCAGCATCTGAGATAGTCCGGCAAGTGCTCGAATTACGTCGAAATGGCGTTAGGGAAGTTCATCTGATCGGGCAAAACGTCAATAGCTATAAGCCTGAAAGCGAATCCGGCCTCGAACAATTCGAAGGGAAGTCGGCCTTCTCCAGACTCTTGAGAGCGGTTGCGGCGACCGGAATCGAGCGTGTAAAGTTTGCCACGTCATTTCCCCGTGATTTTAATGACGATATTGTGGATGTGATCGAGTCACACGACAACGTTTGCAATTGGGTCCATCTGCCGGTTCAATCGGGCAGCTCCAGGATCCTCGCCGCAATGAAGCGCGGTCATACTATCGAAAAGTATCTTAAAAAGATCGATCGGATCAAATCGTCGACAAAAGACATCTCGCTTACCACAGATATTATCGTGGGATTTCCGGGCGAGACGGAAGACGATTTTCAAGCGACGATAAAAATGGTCGAGTATTGCGGCTTTGACAGTGCCTACATCTTCAAATACTCGCCAAGGCCCGGCACGCCCGCATTCGAAATGGCCGACGATGTAAGTCCGGAGGAAAAGACACGTCGTTTTATCGAACTTGAGAATACCCAGAAACGCATACAGAGCAACAACTTGCAGCGATATCTTAACAAAGTGCTTAAGGTCCTGGTCGAACGCCCGTCGACTCGGACTGACGGTGGCCTCACTGGCCATTCGACGTGCCAGAAACTTGTCAATTTCGTTGGAACCACAGATATGATCGGTCAAATCGTGGATGTGCGTGTGACACAGATCAAGACCAATTCGCTATTTGGCGTACCCGTATAA
- a CDS encoding bifunctional nuclease family protein: MQSDPSLVEVKIGALIMDPNTNTPIVVLKGVDSEAVLPIWVGAFEANAIALEIEKVAPQRPMTHDLLRNVIIECGLLASSVVVTDLAENTFYARIELLDKKGDAVFFDARPSDAIALALRLDCPIFVEQKVLDLSSTSNPITEHSDDDEITPGEDWPELIG, translated from the coding sequence ATGCAGTCTGACCCCTCATTGGTCGAAGTAAAGATCGGGGCCCTGATAATGGACCCGAACACAAATACGCCGATCGTCGTCTTAAAAGGCGTCGACAGCGAGGCCGTACTCCCAATTTGGGTTGGTGCGTTCGAAGCAAATGCGATCGCTCTAGAGATCGAAAAGGTTGCTCCACAACGCCCAATGACGCACGATCTGCTGAGGAACGTGATCATAGAGTGCGGCCTTTTGGCATCAAGCGTAGTCGTTACAGACCTTGCGGAAAATACGTTTTACGCACGAATCGAGCTTTTGGACAAAAAGGGTGACGCGGTGTTCTTTGACGCGCGGCCGTCCGACGCGATCGCATTGGCTTTGCGCCTCGATTGTCCGATCTTCGTCGAACAGAAAGTTTTAGATCTTTCGAGCACATCTAATCCGATCACGGAACATTCTGACGACGACGAGATAACCCCGGGCGAGGACTGGCCGGAGCTGATCGGGTGA